ACGTCCTATTGGGGGTAGACTATAACTTCCTGGAGAGACAATATTAATCCCCcaggggagagggatgtctggacTTTAAATCCTAGCCCCGTTAGCCAATGACCTGATCTCAGATAAGTGGACAACATTAAATAGATGTGTGGTGCATCTCTTAGATTAGGTTGTGAAACAGCAGTGAATAAGCAGTTTATAAAGGAGAAACGTGAATTAAGAGCATTATAATGTTCCTGTACGTCCTAGCTGGGTAGAAAGATTCCTAAATAAACAAATGCCTAGTGAGTTATCAGAAAGCACACACAACAGTCTGTGAGTGAGATTCAAACACCACAACGGGCAGAAACAAAGTCAAGTAattctttaaacaaaaaatctgacttttaGATATAAAAAAGAGAATTTGTGGGATGTATTTGGGTGCTATGGGATGAAGAATTCCCTTCATTATTTTGGCTTGTGCCAACATGTAGTGGGTGAGAGTAGAATTATATTACaaagttttattaaatgtttttgctttaattgcttcctaacaaaaaggaaattaagTGGGCAGTAATTGCGTTACCCTTCATGCCAAGTTCATATTTCTTCTTTGGCAGAGCAGAAAATCTAGATTCATGACAATTGAAGATCTGTTTTCAATGTACAATTTGATTTTCACCAATAAATGATGGATCTCTTTCTAGATTACTCTACGGTGCATCTAAACCAGCTGTTGGAGAAGGCCGAAGTCATTTCTGGGCGGATGCTGCGTTTCTCTGTCTTCTACAGGAACCAACATAAAGAGTACTTCGATCACGCCAGGTGAGCATGGCCATCACTATGATTTCACCATGTTTATATCTGTATCACCAGTGGCTCACTCCGTTCTCTGTTTGAGTGAGACATCTATTGAAGCAGTCATGTGTCAGCAAAGTAGATAGATCACTCAAAGACAAATGTTCTAATGCTTCAGTCTCAGCACatctagattttatttgtatactGCTGCCACGACAACACAGGGATGCAGACTGTTCTATGTGTCTAGCCATCAATATAGAAACCTTTTACTGTACAAACAAACTAATGGCCTCATAACTTTGGTTTAAAGCGCTTCACACCAGCTgctttgagtaaaaaaaaagtgagaTTCAGCTGGAAGGTGCAGGTGGAAGCATCTTAATTACTTCCATAAATCCAAATATGCCACATCAAACTACTGAAAGAAAGAGCCTGATCTTCCAGGAAACCTCTCTGCACACATACCTAAGATACAAGAATGTTGTTTTTACTCCCTCAAAGCAAGCCAACAACACTTAGCTACTCCGAGCGGGCAGACGGCTTTTTGTCCTACTTTTCTCTTCAAATGGACATTCCTTTCTTTCCCCTGTTTTCCTTCCATCGGATTGCTGAGAGGAATTGCTCACGGTTATACAACCGTGTCTTTACTTAAGCTGCAGCTTCTAAGCACTCTTTTGTCTGCGCTGTGCAGCATGACGTCAttcctccttttccttttttttttttttgctgagttGCAGCTAAACCAGTTCATGGAGAGTGTTTTTGGTGAACTGCCCCATCATGTGGGAATTACCAGTACTGACATTACCATGCAAGGAGAGCGGAATTCcctcaataaaacataaataacggGCTTGAGATTAATCTCTGGAGTTGTAGTTACTCGATTGGGATTTATACTTTGACATTTTGAGCtcatttattctattttaatgaatatttgTTGTTCAGAAGACTGTCCATGTGTTTTGGGTGGTTAATACTTCAAATGAAAGGAGGATTTTGTTTTACTATAGGACTGGCACATTGTATCACACTCATCATTGCTGGtagcttttttttaatccagTTCCATGACTTTATAAAACTACTCCAGTTTCTATCCATTAATATACAATACATTGTATGTGCATATATAAGATTAAAGATTGGCTTAATATCTGTGaggatacaaaaataaataattgttgtaTCATTAGTAACAGATGGTGAGCATAATGGGTAATTTAAGGTACATTCACGAAATCCTAACTGCCCTCTTTTTATTGGATAAAAATGGGTAAAGAAAAAGTAAGTCACAAATATTTGTACAGTGCCTAAAAAAATACCTGAGCtgtaaagaaaatatgttgttttaactttttttaaatagtggGCCATttatttagccccctttacgTAACTTAGTCAATTTAACCCAACACAATATAATTTTGATTCAATTTAATATCCATTTTATTGTATATACAAGtaattgttctgtgaaggcttcggAAGTTTGtttcctctaaataaaatctggtcTTACCAgctgcctttagaagtcacctaattggtAAACTGAGTCCAGTATAAATGAAGCTCATTAGAAATGCACATGTTCAGTGAAGGCCTTGGAAAATGCTTAGAGAATATATgtgaacaaacatcatgaagatcaaggaacacagcagacaggtcaggtaaGGAAGTTAAAGCaggacatggccatccaccagGCTAAGGAAGGAGATCTCTAGAGAAGCTGCCAAGATCCCcgatggtaactctggaggagctgcagagatccacagcccaGGTGTTGACACAACTCCTAGTTGTGCAATCCCTAAATTAAACATGACTTCCATTCAAAACACTTCATGTAACAATAAACCAAGTATCACTTCAAGTAAGTACCACgttgtattggtctatcacacaaaatccaaatgaaatgcaataaagtttggggttgtaatgtaaaaaatgtgCATACAAATGTGTTTCAGATTGATAAACTGAGTGAAaactaacaaataaataaaagcgaGATTCATTCTTTCCAAACTACAGGGAGGCGCAGGAGAACCGGATGCTGCCGTCAGTAAAAGACAACAGCGGCAGTCACGGCTCACCCATCAGCGGCAAGCTGGAGGGCATCTTCTTCAGCTGCAACACAGAGTTTAACACCGGCAAGCCTCCGCAGGACTCCCCCTACGGCCGCCTTCGCTTTGAGGTCCGGGCTGACACGCTCTTCAACCCCGACACTAATCTGTACTTCGGAGACTTCTACTGCATGTACACAGCCTACCACTATGTCATTCTGGTCCTGGCACCAAAGGGCTCCCGGGGCGACGAGTTCTGCAAGCAGAGGCTCCCGGCGCTCGACATCAGCAACAACCGCTTCCTGACCTGCAACCAGGACGACGAGGGTGGTCTGGTGTTTCATCACGCCCAAGACGTCATCTTGGAGGTGATCTACACGGAGCCCGTGGACCTGGCTCTGGGCACGGTGGCAGAGATCAGCGGGCACCAGCTGATGAGTCTGTCCACAGTAAACGCCAAGAAGGACCCCAGCTGCAAGACCTGCAACATCAGCGTGGGCCGCTAAAAGGGGGACGAATGTCCAAGAAGGGGAGAGAAGGACTTGATTTGACTGACCCCATCCACACAAAGACAGGTCACATGTACTGATGAAGCAGACAAACGCATGCATGAAGCAGCAAATTTCTAAGGCTCATTACTCCCCTCCCTATCCGAAACCATCATTCCCAAAgacgaaagaaaaaaaaaggggggtagGTAAACACTCAAAATCATCATCATCCAATAAGGGTAAAAACACCGAAATTCATAGATCCTTTCATCCATCAGCTAGCTCATATTTGTATACTGACCAAACCCTTTAACTGTACTAAAAAAAGTCTGCTTCTATTAAACTTTCTGCTTCTTTTATAGAGTTATCCACGTTAAATTAATAATCTTAGCCTCGGTGTTGCTGATGCACTGTTAAAAAGCAATTTAGACTCTGGATTGACTTTTTTTCTGAATACTATTGCATTACATTTCTATCATTTTAGACTGATTCAGACGCCTATTTACCTCCTCCTAGTGGCATGGACTGGTACTACAGTTTTCTAGGGCTGCAACACTCGTAATCAGTCCATTTAATTTCTTTCATACCAAAGGAATTAAAAACCAGACGTTAAATCGCTGTGAAGTCTGAACCGTACTAATGCAACAGTCTCTCCGTGTGTATCCAAAAAAATCTTTGGTGACCAACTGTGAGCAAAttaataatttagaaaaaaaaaaaaaaagcacgaTGCAGTTCTGTGCAGCATGTGTTGAAGCTGTCAGCACCTCCATCATGGAAACCTCTGCAACAGCCGCTCTTATTTCATTATCAGTGTAAAGTAAGTAGAACCATGAAATGTGTTTTCGcagattaaatgtgaaaaaatatttatttttattaatacactCATATAtatggatagatagatataaaTACATAGAAAACTATATAAACCAGAAGTGCACAATCTCAAAAGCT
This genomic stretch from Girardinichthys multiradiatus isolate DD_20200921_A chromosome 22, DD_fGirMul_XY1, whole genome shotgun sequence harbors:
- the phyhiplb gene encoding phytanoyl-CoA hydroxylase-interacting protein-like, with translation MEVPGLAHNITSPLSPCEGMMKDLRLDSIQLCERDGSKSQDGSMEELPVPQNIKISNITCDSFKICWDMEAQSKERITHYFIDLNKKENKNSNKFKHKDVPTKLVAKAVPLPMTVRGHWFLSPRTEYTVAVQTASKQTDGDYAVSEWSEIIEFCTADYSTVHLNQLLEKAEVISGRMLRFSVFYRNQHKEYFDHAREAQENRMLPSVKDNSGSHGSPISGKLEGIFFSCNTEFNTGKPPQDSPYGRLRFEVRADTLFNPDTNLYFGDFYCMYTAYHYVILVLAPKGSRGDEFCKQRLPALDISNNRFLTCNQDDEGGLVFHHAQDVILEVIYTEPVDLALGTVAEISGHQLMSLSTVNAKKDPSCKTCNISVGR